The Caldisericum sp. genome window below encodes:
- the ychF gene encoding redox-regulated ATPase YchF, giving the protein MKVAIIGLPQTGKTTLFKALAGSGAVTNVDKENISEVKIFDPNILELSNVFKPKKTTFATMTFVDLPGIPTGTEQTKRRNEILSSIRQFDALITVVDDFTKESVETDLKVFENDLILLDLDVVEKRLEKLKKEKGTPEKLLEQKTLEKFKEALDNEIPLRNLDLTEEEKLITKSFGLFTLKPTLYVVNISEEKIPQRTYIKESLKQKFNYKDTAFAVIPVLLEEEIAELSEAEKKEFLSSYNLEKEAINEVVEETLNLLKLNVFYTVGEDEVRAWLFERGLNAKKVAGVIHSDIERGFIAAEVISYEDFKGVNFSFKEAKAKGLLRIEGANYIVKDKEIVHFRFNV; this is encoded by the coding sequence ATGAAAGTTGCAATTATAGGACTTCCACAAACTGGTAAAACAACTCTATTCAAGGCTCTTGCTGGAAGTGGAGCGGTAACTAATGTCGATAAAGAAAATATTTCCGAAGTCAAAATCTTTGACCCAAACATATTAGAGTTATCAAATGTGTTCAAACCAAAGAAAACAACTTTTGCAACAATGACATTTGTTGACCTTCCAGGAATACCAACTGGGACAGAGCAAACAAAAAGGCGAAACGAAATTCTATCTTCAATAAGGCAATTTGATGCACTCATTACAGTCGTCGATGATTTTACAAAAGAATCTGTTGAGACCGATTTAAAGGTCTTCGAGAACGACCTAATACTCCTTGACCTTGATGTCGTGGAGAAAAGACTTGAAAAGCTAAAAAAAGAAAAAGGTACACCTGAAAAATTATTAGAGCAAAAAACCCTTGAAAAATTTAAAGAGGCACTAGACAACGAAATCCCTTTAAGAAATCTTGATTTAACGGAAGAAGAAAAACTTATAACAAAGTCTTTTGGGCTGTTTACATTAAAGCCAACACTCTATGTTGTTAACATAAGCGAAGAGAAAATTCCCCAAAGAACCTATATTAAAGAATCTCTAAAACAAAAATTCAACTATAAAGATACGGCTTTTGCGGTTATACCAGTCCTGCTTGAAGAGGAAATCGCAGAATTAAGTGAAGCCGAAAAGAAAGAGTTTTTGAGTTCATATAACCTTGAAAAAGAGGCTATAAACGAGGTTGTAGAAGAAACCTTGAATTTGCTTAAACTAAATGTGTTTTACACTGTCGGCGAGGATGAAGTTAGAGCATGGCTTTTTGAAAGAGGGCTTAACGCAAAGAAAGTTGCAGGAGTTATACACTCCGACATTGAACGTGGATTTATCGCAGCAGAAGTAATATCTTACGAGGATTTTAAGGGCGTTAATTTCTCCTTTAAGGAGGCAAAAGCAAAGGGGCTTTTAAGGATAGAGGGTGCAAATTATATCGTGAAAGACAAAGAAATAGTGCACTTCAGGTTTAATGTATGA
- a CDS encoding GGDEF domain-containing protein, with protein sequence MKFCRVLSFVSSVIVLAILIHLFIVIVTNLDKSIVLQNYIIETFAIALIFFVLVELSLKKVEKLEQDYKNEFIKSKVSFELIEKESFKDIINTLLGYLKEKYKTPVAVFLKSSDYVLPIENSTFNIDDIVSVINNKKRSIVEKLDDAECIFVIPHDNEDLIKDLKEELKNFWTLIENKFIIEENKKNIEKQKEYINRFDELVEYTAKISNTLVLEETYMWIIKASMSLFSADFVNLIDTSKGKGFYNFVGSKNLDLMEISEIENSINTPYFGEHIDAIVRTGKINYIPNTDEFPGWAYGKYSPKSWIGIPLLNLEEKVFVVINIGKNVKDYYKEEDMKFAEIFQKNINIALTKNLLLERYRMDSITDPLTKLYNRREFEERLLYEITQAQRYKTKFTLLLMDLDKFKSLNDTYGHPVGDIFLREFANVIRNSIRASDIAFRIGGDEFAVILSHADRTKAKQIATRIKNNTAKINLGVDFKPSVSIGIKEYEGEDRNELIKECDKLLYLEKPKKV encoded by the coding sequence TTGAAGTTTTGTAGAGTTTTAAGCTTTGTTTCTTCGGTGATTGTACTTGCAATACTAATCCACCTATTTATTGTAATTGTAACAAACCTTGATAAATCAATTGTTTTACAAAATTATATTATTGAAACATTCGCTATTGCTCTAATCTTTTTTGTGCTTGTTGAATTATCTCTAAAGAAAGTAGAAAAACTTGAGCAGGATTACAAAAATGAGTTCATAAAAAGCAAGGTATCTTTCGAATTAATAGAAAAGGAAAGTTTCAAAGATATAATAAATACGCTCTTAGGTTACCTAAAAGAAAAATATAAAACTCCTGTTGCAGTTTTTTTAAAGAGTAGCGATTATGTTTTGCCAATTGAAAATAGTACTTTTAATATCGACGACATAGTGAGTGTTATAAACAATAAAAAAAGATCAATTGTAGAAAAACTTGATGATGCTGAATGTATTTTTGTAATACCGCACGATAATGAAGATTTGATAAAAGATTTGAAAGAAGAATTGAAAAACTTCTGGACACTAATTGAAAACAAATTTATAATCGAAGAGAACAAGAAAAACATTGAAAAACAGAAAGAATATATAAATCGTTTTGATGAACTTGTAGAATATACAGCAAAAATAAGTAATACGCTTGTCCTTGAAGAAACTTATATGTGGATTATAAAAGCCTCAATGTCTCTATTCAGTGCAGATTTTGTAAATTTAATAGACACTTCAAAAGGCAAAGGCTTCTACAATTTCGTTGGGTCCAAAAATCTCGACCTTATGGAAATATCTGAGATAGAGAATAGTATAAATACGCCGTACTTTGGCGAACACATCGATGCAATAGTTAGAACAGGAAAGATAAACTACATCCCGAATACGGACGAGTTTCCTGGATGGGCTTACGGCAAATACAGCCCTAAGTCATGGATAGGCATACCCCTTTTAAACCTTGAAGAGAAGGTTTTTGTAGTCATTAATATTGGAAAAAATGTAAAAGATTATTATAAAGAAGAGGATATGAAATTTGCTGAGATATTCCAAAAGAACATTAATATAGCGCTTACAAAGAACCTCCTTTTGGAAAGATACAGAATGGATTCAATAACCGACCCTCTTACAAAACTATACAACAGGAGAGAGTTTGAAGAAAGGCTTTTATATGAAATAACACAAGCACAAAGATACAAAACAAAATTTACCCTACTTCTTATGGACCTTGACAAGTTTAAGAGTTTAAATGATACATATGGCCATCCTGTTGGAGATATATTTCTTAGGGAATTTGCAAATGTTATAAGAAATTCAATAAGGGCATCAGATATCGCCTTTAGAATTGGGGGAGATGAATTTGCAGTTATCTTATCGCATGCAGACAGAACAAAGGCAAAACAAATTGCAACCCGTATAAAAAACAACACCGCTAAAATTAATTTAGGGGTAGATTTCAAACCAAGCGTTTCAATAGGCATAAAAGAATATGAAGGAGAAGATAGAAACGAATTAATAAAGGAGTGCGATAAACTTCTGTATTTAGAAAAACCGAAAAAAGTATGA
- a CDS encoding ABC transporter permease produces the protein MKNFLNLLKKDIKEIITPQLLVPLVIVVIFYSFIGNVMQTETKKASSPQPVLVVDYDKSATSTQFIENLKAVSIPEVYYGGIVDPITIAKTKNIDVIIEVPLGFEASIKSFKQPELKIYSVIKGISIVSIAGPQKVKSVVSAVSDTLSNMYIKNFTNIDPSIIKNPIILKEYVVVNGKIGEASPEMVSNLLMSQVIFIPIILAFVIIFASQMIVSLIASEKENKTFETLMTVPVKRPFIILSKMLASSIMALIISVFYLIGMRSYFNGISMGEFSSAQGSSILKALGLVYTPVQYFYIGLLLFLTIVASLALASILAVFAEDTKSAQMYLTPLMILIMIPYFLSLFTNIDTLSLPIKVIVYLIPFSYPFIASQKVLFGSVSIVYIGALYLLLFSAISIVIATRIVSSDRIFTTRVRKNRIRFFSR, from the coding sequence ATGAAAAACTTTCTTAATTTGCTAAAGAAGGACATAAAGGAAATAATTACACCACAACTTCTTGTCCCACTTGTGATTGTTGTTATCTTTTACTCTTTTATTGGCAATGTGATGCAAACAGAAACGAAAAAGGCATCATCGCCACAGCCAGTGCTTGTGGTTGACTATGATAAAAGTGCAACTTCAACACAGTTTATTGAGAATTTGAAGGCAGTTTCCATACCAGAAGTATATTATGGTGGTATTGTCGATCCCATAACAATTGCAAAAACAAAGAACATCGATGTCATTATTGAAGTGCCACTTGGCTTTGAAGCGAGCATAAAATCGTTTAAGCAACCAGAACTCAAAATATATTCAGTAATAAAAGGCATTTCAATAGTTTCTATCGCAGGTCCTCAAAAGGTAAAAAGCGTTGTATCGGCTGTATCCGATACTCTGTCGAATATGTATATAAAGAATTTTACAAATATAGACCCTTCGATAATCAAAAATCCAATTATCCTTAAAGAATATGTTGTGGTAAACGGAAAAATTGGCGAGGCTTCCCCTGAAATGGTTTCGAATTTGCTTATGTCCCAGGTTATTTTCATTCCCATCATTCTTGCTTTTGTTATCATATTTGCATCTCAAATGATAGTAAGCCTTATTGCAAGTGAAAAGGAAAATAAGACTTTTGAAACACTTATGACTGTGCCTGTAAAACGACCATTTATAATTCTTTCCAAGATGCTTGCTTCATCTATTATGGCTTTGATAATATCGGTTTTCTATCTTATTGGTATGCGAAGTTACTTCAACGGAATTTCAATGGGTGAGTTTTCAAGTGCCCAGGGTTCTTCAATCCTTAAAGCGCTTGGGCTTGTCTATACGCCCGTGCAGTATTTTTACATTGGGCTTTTACTTTTCCTTACGATTGTTGCGTCCCTTGCCCTTGCAAGCATCCTTGCAGTCTTTGCAGAGGACACGAAGTCTGCACAGATGTATCTTACGCCTCTTATGATTCTCATAATGATTCCTTATTTTCTTTCGCTTTTTACAAACATTGACACCTTAAGCCTCCCCATAAAAGTGATTGTATATCTTATTCCGTTTTCTTACCCGTTTATTGCGTCTCAAAAAGTTCTCTTTGGAAGTGTATCAATTGTTTATATTGGTGCATTGTATTTGCTTCTCTTCTCGGCGATTTCGATTGTTATTGCAACAAGGATTGTCTCATCTGATAGGATTTTTACAACAAGGGTTAGAAAAAATCGCATTAGGTTTTTTAGTCGATAG
- a CDS encoding GGDEF domain-containing protein: MKRIEDILKAISEVEECLTIEEALWKIASLALILFDAKSATIIDVSNKPYHFVVLKNIDNKAASEFEEALRKGIDGENLEIVKDSKKPLILDDTFKYDFWLKVGNSPRSWIGIPIMAENEVHYILNIDNYEPFYYNESHMELAEIFSKYTTEAINKIGLIEQFFKTATIDKLTEVETRQQLFDILEKNIDRYKRYNTRFTCLMLDLDKFKYINDTFGHDVGDTALKSFAKVLKENLRQSDHIFRFGGDEFIIKLEEASENEGLSIAKRLKELISNVEIDGGFKLSTSIGIKEYKGEQLEEFLKKLDIALYEAKKSKEGIVLG, from the coding sequence ATGAAAAGGATTGAGGATATTTTAAAAGCAATAAGCGAAGTTGAAGAGTGCCTCACAATCGAAGAAGCCCTTTGGAAAATTGCAAGTTTAGCATTGATTTTATTTGATGCAAAATCCGCAACCATAATTGATGTTTCAAACAAGCCTTACCACTTCGTTGTGCTTAAAAACATAGATAATAAAGCAGCAAGTGAATTTGAAGAAGCCTTAAGAAAAGGTATTGACGGGGAAAACCTTGAAATTGTGAAAGACTCAAAAAAGCCGCTAATTTTAGACGATACCTTTAAGTATGACTTCTGGCTTAAAGTCGGAAACTCGCCACGCTCCTGGATAGGTATACCAATAATGGCTGAAAATGAAGTTCATTATATTCTTAATATTGATAACTACGAGCCTTTTTACTATAACGAAAGTCATATGGAACTTGCAGAAATATTCTCGAAATATACAACAGAAGCAATAAATAAAATTGGGCTCATTGAACAATTCTTTAAAACCGCAACCATAGACAAACTTACAGAAGTAGAGACACGGCAACAACTATTTGATATATTAGAAAAGAATATCGATAGATACAAAAGATACAATACCAGATTCACCTGTCTTATGCTTGATCTTGATAAATTTAAGTATATTAACGACACTTTTGGTCATGATGTAGGCGACACTGCATTGAAGAGTTTTGCAAAAGTCCTCAAAGAAAACTTGCGACAATCGGACCATATTTTTAGATTTGGTGGCGATGAATTCATAATAAAACTTGAAGAAGCAAGTGAAAATGAAGGGCTCTCTATTGCAAAAAGGTTAAAGGAACTAATCTCAAATGTTGAAATTGATGGAGGTTTTAAACTCTCAACTTCTATTGGGATAAAGGAATACAAGGGTGAGCAACTTGAGGAATTCCTTAAAAAACTTGATATAGCACTATACGAAGCAAAGAAAAGTAAAGAGGGTATTGTTTTAGGCTAA
- a CDS encoding ABC transporter ATP-binding protein: MEAVIVRNLTKRYGEVNAVDGINFEVNEGEIFGLIGPNGAGKTTTLRILSTIIKKDNGTVRIFDYELGKDDEHIRSIISYLPEEAGAYKSLTGIGYLQFMAGFYAKSKKDFDEILERGIEIASLGERIKDKVSTYSKGMTRKLLLARALMHLPKLAILDEPTSGLDVVNSVEIRNMIKDFVKRGVTVLLSSHNMLEVEFLSDRVALIDKGHILDIGTPEALKSKYNARNLEEVFMGEVQ, encoded by the coding sequence ATGGAAGCAGTTATCGTTCGAAACCTCACAAAACGATATGGCGAAGTGAATGCAGTAGATGGAATTAATTTTGAGGTTAACGAAGGCGAAATATTTGGGCTTATCGGTCCGAATGGTGCAGGTAAAACAACTACTTTGAGGATTCTTTCTACAATTATTAAAAAAGATAATGGCACAGTTCGTATTTTTGATTATGAACTTGGAAAAGATGACGAACACATACGAAGTATTATAAGTTATCTTCCAGAGGAGGCGGGTGCTTATAAGTCGCTTACAGGCATCGGTTACCTTCAATTTATGGCAGGATTTTATGCAAAGAGCAAGAAAGACTTTGATGAAATTCTTGAAAGAGGTATTGAGATTGCTTCTCTTGGTGAACGTATAAAAGACAAGGTTTCAACATACAGCAAAGGTATGACAAGAAAACTTCTTTTAGCACGAGCACTTATGCACCTTCCGAAACTCGCAATCCTTGATGAACCAACATCCGGGCTTGATGTTGTAAATTCTGTAGAAATTCGAAATATGATAAAAGACTTCGTTAAAAGAGGCGTTACAGTCTTACTTTCCTCACATAACATGCTTGAAGTTGAATTTCTTTCTGACAGGGTTGCCCTTATAGACAAAGGGCATATTCTCGACATCGGGACACCTGAAGCGCTAAAATCAAAATACAATGCAAGAAACCTTGAAGAGGTATTTATGGGGGAAGTCCAATGA
- a CDS encoding HD domain-containing protein, whose amino-acid sequence MNTFYSTSIVLLTVLVGTIIALIIQNLTLKERLEKQQKILSSAQTLSRRMYELGDKEEFFKETWSILKYITNADEFTYFRFDGIDTLIPECVYGVYKEQILNTKLKLGQGFSGKVALERTPSFLNNANKSSISVHVPGTPNEDSALLGLPVIFGTELYGVILLTKLGGAQFTSEELKIAEIFTNILSAFIAGRAHISTIRSGLLDALKTLIAAVELKDTYTAGHSLRVSLISEILAKEIGLPQKEVSKCRIGGLLHDIGKIGLREEILKNGIPLTDELRIDVRKHPELGYELVRKMKVLEGVAEVVLYHHEWYNGKGYPKGLKDGEIPICARIVHVADAIDAMTSGRLHSSRKTIDEAFEELVRFAGIQFDPKIVRIALSSREQIEQVLKEQIQKTILEDEELFEVL is encoded by the coding sequence ATGAACACTTTTTATAGCACTTCAATTGTATTGTTAACTGTTTTAGTAGGCACAATTATTGCCCTCATAATTCAAAATCTTACTCTGAAAGAGCGTTTGGAGAAACAGCAAAAAATTCTATCCTCAGCACAGACTCTTTCAAGAAGGATGTATGAACTTGGCGACAAGGAAGAGTTCTTTAAAGAAACCTGGTCAATTCTAAAGTACATAACCAATGCAGATGAGTTCACTTACTTTCGATTTGATGGAATAGATACTCTTATACCTGAGTGTGTTTATGGGGTTTATAAAGAGCAAATACTTAACACCAAGCTTAAATTAGGACAAGGTTTTTCCGGGAAGGTTGCCCTGGAAAGAACACCAAGCTTCCTCAACAACGCAAACAAAAGTAGTATATCTGTCCATGTTCCAGGCACACCTAACGAAGATTCAGCACTTCTTGGGCTACCTGTAATTTTCGGAACGGAACTTTACGGCGTTATTCTTCTTACAAAACTCGGTGGTGCACAATTCACAAGCGAGGAGTTAAAGATTGCAGAAATATTTACAAATATACTCTCTGCATTTATTGCAGGACGTGCTCATATATCAACGATAAGAAGTGGATTACTTGACGCTCTAAAAACTCTTATAGCGGCAGTAGAACTAAAAGATACTTATACTGCAGGACATTCCCTTAGAGTCTCGTTAATTTCAGAAATCTTAGCAAAGGAAATTGGTTTGCCTCAAAAAGAAGTTTCCAAATGTAGAATTGGCGGATTGCTACATGATATAGGAAAGATTGGCTTAAGAGAAGAAATACTTAAAAACGGAATCCCTCTAACAGATGAATTAAGGATTGATGTGCGCAAGCACCCAGAACTTGGATATGAATTAGTAAGGAAGATGAAAGTCCTGGAAGGGGTTGCAGAAGTTGTCCTCTACCACCACGAGTGGTACAATGGCAAAGGCTACCCAAAGGGACTAAAAGACGGAGAGATTCCGATATGTGCTCGCATTGTTCATGTTGCAGATGCAATTGATGCGATGACATCAGGAAGATTGCACTCTTCAAGGAAGACAATTGACGAAGCATTCGAAGAACTTGTTAGATTTGCAGGAATACAGTTTGATCCAAAAATAGTAAGAATTGCGCTAAGTTCAAGAGAACAAATAGAGCAAGTTTTAAAAGAACAAATACAAAAAACGATTTTAGAGGATGAAGAGTTATTTGAAGTTTTGTAG